A stretch of the Clostridium botulinum genome encodes the following:
- a CDS encoding SLC13 family permease: MLIPTIIFLVVYSLIISEKLNRVVAVLGGASLMLLFKFISQQEAFAKIDFNTIGLLVSMMIIVNITKRTGVFEYVAIKAAKLSKGNPITLLVVFSLITFTFSALLDNVTTVLLLVPVTLVVTKTLDTNPIPFLMSEILSSNIGGTATLIGDPPNIMIGSAANLTFMDFIVNLSPIVIVIFIVNILLIKHIYEKDVHTTEEKKQIVMNLDESKTITDRVLLVKCLIVLSFTLLGFLVHGFFGFESATVAIVGSSILLLISKTDPEEILQEVEWGTLFFFIGLFIMTGVLEKVGLMNLLAKETLSLTKGNLLFSAILILWISAIASSFIDNIPFVATMIPLIKTMSIVGHMNVLPLWFALSLGSCLGGNGTIVGASANLIVIGIAGKSGHKITFKDYFKVGFPLMLTSICISTVYLLVFYL, encoded by the coding sequence ATGCTAATACCAACAATTATATTTTTAGTAGTTTACTCATTAATTATTAGTGAAAAACTTAATAGAGTTGTTGCCGTGCTAGGTGGGGCTTCTCTTATGCTACTTTTCAAATTTATATCTCAACAAGAAGCTTTTGCAAAAATTGATTTTAATACCATAGGATTATTAGTCTCAATGATGATAATTGTTAACATTACAAAACGTACCGGCGTTTTTGAATATGTAGCAATTAAAGCAGCCAAGCTATCTAAAGGTAATCCAATCACTCTTCTTGTAGTATTTTCACTAATCACTTTTACTTTTTCAGCACTACTAGACAACGTAACTACTGTTTTATTACTTGTTCCTGTAACTTTAGTCGTTACTAAAACATTGGATACAAATCCTATTCCGTTTTTAATGTCCGAAATTCTATCTTCTAATATTGGAGGTACTGCTACATTAATTGGTGATCCACCAAATATAATGATAGGTAGTGCAGCAAACCTTACATTTATGGATTTTATTGTAAACCTTTCTCCAATAGTTATTGTAATATTTATAGTAAATATATTATTAATTAAACATATTTATGAAAAAGATGTTCATACTACTGAAGAAAAAAAACAAATAGTTATGAATTTAGATGAATCAAAAACAATAACAGATAGAGTTTTATTAGTAAAATGTTTAATAGTTTTATCCTTTACTCTTTTGGGATTTTTAGTTCACGGATTTTTCGGATTTGAATCTGCTACTGTAGCTATTGTAGGATCATCTATTCTTCTTTTAATAAGTAAAACTGATCCTGAAGAAATTCTTCAAGAAGTAGAATGGGGAACTCTTTTCTTCTTTATTGGTTTATTTATAATGACTGGTGTATTAGAAAAAGTAGGTCTAATGAATCTTTTAGCAAAAGAAACCTTATCTTTAACTAAAGGTAACTTACTTTTTTCTGCTATATTAATACTATGGATATCAGCAATAGCATCATCATTTATAGATAATATTCCTTTTGTAGCTACAATGATTCCTTTAATTAAGACTATGTCTATTGTTGGACATATGAATGTGCTTCCTCTTTGGTTTGCTTTATCATTAGGTTCTTGTCTTGGTGGAAATGGCACCATAGTAGGTGCTTCTGCTAACTTGATCGTAATTGGTATTGCAGGAAAAAGTGGTCACAAAATAACATTTAAAGATTATTTCAAAGTAGGATTTCCATTAATGTTAACATCAATATGCATATCTACAGTATACTTATTAGTATTTTATCTTTAG